A window of the Streptomyces albireticuli genome harbors these coding sequences:
- a CDS encoding methyltransferase domain-containing protein: MLETRDYRLSLERSRTALTRKDRPSTFPMCGREWELLPEVFAPIYSPATRIALEFLGLDEWVGVPRTGSMLEMGCGTGIIAVASALAGCDRVVAADIHPAAALNASVNAARHGVLDRVRGVHSDLFDGIDGNERFDTIFWHSNFVLAPADYRPRTLHEIAYVDPGYAAHRRFLTEATDRLTPGGSVLLHFSTRGDVAALLRIAGEADRRLRVLKSAVHREGAHEVEHLLIEVTPAEVPAPAVFVR; the protein is encoded by the coding sequence ATGCTGGAGACGCGGGACTACAGGCTCTCGCTCGAGCGCAGCCGTACGGCGCTGACACGGAAGGACCGGCCGTCGACTTTCCCGATGTGCGGGCGTGAGTGGGAGCTATTACCGGAGGTGTTTGCTCCGATTTACTCGCCGGCGACGAGGATTGCCCTGGAGTTCCTGGGTCTCGACGAATGGGTGGGAGTTCCCCGGACGGGTTCGATGCTGGAGATGGGCTGCGGCACCGGAATCATCGCGGTGGCGAGCGCGCTGGCCGGCTGCGACCGGGTGGTCGCCGCCGATATCCATCCCGCCGCCGCGCTGAACGCCTCGGTGAACGCGGCCCGGCACGGTGTGCTCGACCGCGTCCGCGGTGTGCACAGCGACCTGTTCGACGGAATCGACGGGAACGAACGCTTCGACACCATATTCTGGCACTCCAATTTCGTGCTGGCCCCGGCGGACTACCGCCCGCGCACCCTGCACGAGATCGCCTATGTGGACCCCGGCTATGCCGCGCACCGCCGCTTCCTGACCGAGGCGACCGACCGGCTGACCCCCGGCGGCTCGGTGTTGCTGCACTTCAGCACCCGGGGCGACGTCGCGGCCCTGCTCCGCATCGCCGGTGAGGCGGACCGCCGGCTGCGGGTGCTCAAGAGCGCCGTGCACCGGGAGGGCGCGCACGAGGTCGAACACCTGCTGATAGAGGTGACGCCGGCGGAGGTGCCGGCCCCGGCGGTGTTCGTCCGATAA
- a CDS encoding helix-turn-helix domain-containing protein has product MLELLAGEAPAHEYEALTEDRRRTGAAPDELAKLERAKQLGLSIRTLTERHHQREAGLSALVDTARDLATPHDVDTLLQVILRRARLLLAVDMAYIGMYEDDQRHFSVRASDGHTTALNIGLRLPSGTGLGHVVMTKPSPFWSPDYLADERIHHSGEVDHVVKAEGLHAILAVPLSRGARPFGTLYVAERKVRHFTTDEIALLSSLGDLAGVAIEKAELLDRSTALVSELERYTSQVEAGLRGAQELGDTQHRLMQLVLGDCDLDTLARAAGKELCAAVQVCAANGTILTTAGDMTGGAARPGSPDGPADPAESALVLATMDAHAAREPVALRSGLWAVPISAGTGNLGTLLLRPERPDAVQDERLLRLVAQVVAVQLLVESRRTAIAEGQVRDDFLGDLLASPQRPPHQLEQHARRLGIDLSKPHVLVVARPEGDARGKMAIWAASYAHRLSGLKSMHNGCAVLLLPGTDAGGAARAVSAELSPLLGHPVTVGSAGPMTGTVSVHHGFQEALRCLDAMTSLGVTGRSASVRELGFLGVLLSDNHDVEGFVDSAIGPVIDYDQQRFTDLTRTLETYFDAGGSPTNAAKKLHVHPNTVARRLERISELLGPEWQQPDRALEVQLALRVFRVRHSLRRPDRPAAEEDAGPAEGRET; this is encoded by the coding sequence ATGCTGGAGCTTTTGGCCGGCGAGGCCCCGGCACATGAATACGAGGCGCTGACCGAGGACCGGCGGCGTACCGGCGCCGCCCCCGACGAGCTGGCGAAACTGGAGCGCGCCAAGCAACTGGGCCTCAGCATAAGGACTTTGACGGAACGGCACCACCAGCGGGAAGCCGGCCTCTCCGCCCTCGTCGACACCGCCCGCGACCTCGCGACCCCGCACGACGTCGACACCCTGCTCCAGGTGATCCTCCGGCGCGCCCGGCTGCTCCTCGCCGTGGACATGGCCTACATCGGCATGTACGAGGACGACCAGCGCCACTTCAGCGTCCGCGCCTCCGACGGGCACACCACGGCGCTCAACATCGGGCTGCGGCTGCCGAGCGGCACGGGTCTCGGCCATGTCGTCATGACCAAGCCGTCGCCGTTCTGGAGCCCGGACTACCTGGCGGACGAGCGCATCCACCACAGCGGCGAGGTCGACCACGTCGTCAAGGCCGAGGGGCTGCACGCCATCCTCGCGGTGCCGCTCAGCAGAGGGGCCCGGCCGTTCGGCACGCTCTACGTGGCGGAGCGGAAGGTCCGCCACTTCACCACCGACGAGATCGCCCTGCTGAGCTCGCTGGGCGACCTCGCCGGGGTGGCCATCGAGAAGGCCGAACTGCTGGACCGCAGCACCGCCCTGGTCAGCGAGCTGGAGCGGTACACCAGCCAGGTCGAGGCCGGGCTGCGCGGCGCGCAGGAGCTCGGCGACACCCAGCACCGGCTGATGCAGCTGGTGCTCGGCGACTGCGACCTGGACACGCTGGCCCGCGCGGCCGGCAAGGAGCTGTGCGCCGCCGTGCAGGTCTGCGCGGCCAACGGCACCATCCTCACCACGGCGGGCGACATGACCGGCGGCGCCGCCCGGCCGGGGTCCCCGGACGGGCCCGCGGACCCCGCCGAGTCCGCGCTGGTGCTGGCCACCATGGACGCCCACGCCGCCCGCGAGCCCGTCGCCCTCCGGAGCGGCCTGTGGGCGGTGCCGATCTCCGCCGGCACCGGGAACCTCGGCACCCTGCTGCTGCGCCCCGAGCGCCCGGACGCGGTGCAGGACGAGCGGCTGCTGCGCCTCGTCGCCCAGGTGGTGGCCGTCCAGCTGCTGGTGGAGAGCCGGCGCACCGCGATCGCCGAGGGGCAGGTGCGCGACGACTTCCTGGGCGATCTGCTGGCCAGCCCGCAGCGCCCGCCGCACCAGCTGGAGCAGCATGCCCGCCGCCTCGGCATCGACCTGAGCAAGCCGCACGTGCTGGTGGTGGCCCGGCCCGAGGGCGACGCGCGCGGCAAGATGGCGATCTGGGCGGCCTCGTACGCGCACCGGCTGAGCGGGCTCAAGAGCATGCACAACGGCTGCGCGGTGCTGCTGCTGCCCGGCACCGACGCGGGCGGCGCGGCCCGCGCGGTCTCCGCGGAGCTGTCGCCGCTGCTCGGCCACCCGGTGACGGTCGGCTCGGCGGGCCCGATGACGGGGACGGTCTCCGTCCACCACGGCTTCCAGGAGGCGCTGCGCTGCCTGGACGCCATGACCTCGCTCGGGGTCACGGGCCGCTCGGCCTCGGTGCGGGAGCTGGGCTTCCTCGGGGTGCTGCTTTCGGACAACCATGACGTCGAGGGGTTCGTCGACTCGGCCATCGGCCCGGTCATCGACTACGACCAGCAGCGGTTCACCGATCTGACGCGCACGCTGGAGACGTACTTCGACGCGGGCGGCAGCCCGACGAACGCGGCCAAGAAGCTTCATGTGCACCCCAATACGGTGGCCCGTCGCCTGGAACGGATCAGTGAGCTGCTGGGCCCGGAGTGGCAGCAGCCCGACCGGGCGCTGGAGGTCCAGCTGGCGCTGCGGGTCTTCCGGGTCCGGCACAGCCTGCGCCGGCCGGACCGGCCCGCGGCCGAGGAGGACGCGGGTCCGGCCGAGGGCCGGGAGACCTGA
- a CDS encoding transposase, whose product MSGVALYTRTGQRVRPVPDYPETQDVVLAELCAALFASLPRSDQRRRGEAYVRGLLGARGRKSIRNIAALTGGQAAEQSLHHFISSSTWEWAPVRRALAHHLTRVSPPQAWVVRPMVIPKAGDNSVGVDRRFCPAVGQVLNAQQAVGVWAASAERSTPVNWRLHLSDTWLADGLRRNQASIPDSVRPETLGECTVEAYVGMMRDWGLPLRPLVLDAREADAPAAFQRLRACGVPVLARVSSSLRLVVADPALPGRSPEALPAHQIMGAARDMRRPVMWRDHGPARTVRTALTAAVRVGLPLHRAAPGQPVRRRDMLLLGVGENGRRWPAELWVTDMPNVPPAALVRLGKLIDRVDRDFTEIADEVGIRDFAGRSFSGWHRHVTLASAAHAVAALTGRFESGHQLGHVS is encoded by the coding sequence ATGAGTGGTGTTGCTCTCTACACACGGACCGGTCAGCGGGTGCGGCCCGTACCGGACTACCCCGAGACGCAGGACGTCGTGCTCGCCGAGCTGTGCGCCGCGCTCTTCGCCTCGCTGCCCCGCAGCGACCAGCGGCGCCGCGGCGAGGCGTACGTACGGGGCTTACTCGGCGCGCGGGGGCGCAAGTCCATCCGCAACATCGCGGCGCTCACCGGCGGCCAGGCGGCCGAGCAGAGCCTGCACCACTTCATCTCCAGCTCCACCTGGGAGTGGGCACCGGTGCGCCGCGCCCTCGCGCACCACCTGACCCGGGTCTCGCCCCCGCAGGCCTGGGTCGTCCGTCCCATGGTCATCCCGAAGGCCGGCGACAACTCCGTCGGCGTGGACCGGCGCTTCTGCCCCGCCGTCGGGCAGGTGCTCAACGCCCAGCAGGCGGTGGGTGTGTGGGCCGCCTCGGCCGAGCGCAGCACCCCCGTCAACTGGCGGCTGCACCTCTCCGACACCTGGCTGGCGGACGGGCTGCGCCGGAACCAGGCGTCGATCCCGGACTCGGTGCGGCCGGAGACGCTGGGGGAGTGCACGGTCGAGGCGTACGTCGGGATGATGCGGGACTGGGGGCTGCCGCTGCGCCCGCTGGTGCTGGACGCCCGGGAGGCGGACGCGCCGGCCGCCTTCCAGCGGCTGCGGGCCTGCGGGGTGCCGGTGCTGGCCCGGGTCAGCAGCTCGCTGCGGCTGGTGGTGGCGGACCCGGCCCTGCCCGGCCGGAGCCCCGAGGCCCTGCCCGCGCACCAGATCATGGGGGCCGCCCGCGACATGCGCCGCCCGGTCATGTGGCGCGACCACGGCCCGGCGCGGACCGTGCGGACCGCGCTGACCGCCGCCGTACGGGTGGGCCTGCCCCTGCACCGCGCCGCCCCGGGGCAGCCGGTGCGCCGCCGGGACATGCTCCTGCTGGGCGTCGGCGAGAACGGCCGCCGGTGGCCGGCCGAGCTGTGGGTGACCGACATGCCGAACGTGCCGCCCGCGGCGCTCGTCCGGCTGGGCAAGCTCATCGACCGGGTCGACCGGGACTTCACCGAGATCGCCGACGAGGTCGGCATCCGGGACTTCGCGGGCCGCTCGTTCAGCGGCTGGCACCGGCACGTCACGCTGGCCTCCGCGGCGCACGCGGTCGCCGCGCTGACCGGCCGCTTCGAGTCCGGCCACCAGCTGGGGCACGTCTCCTGA
- a CDS encoding potassium channel family protein yields MHIVIMGCGRVGSALAQTLEQQGHTVAVIDQDPTAFRRLGSGFGGRRVTGVGFDQDTLREAGIEEAGAFAAVSSGDNSNIIAARVAREMFGVENVAARIYDPRRAEVYQRLGIPTVATVRWTADQMLRRLLPSGAEPLWRDPSGGVQLAEVPASDAWVGHKVSRLQDETGVRVAFLTRLGEAMLPTSMTVLQEGDLVHVMMRTDEVEKVEAAFAQGPEEGSR; encoded by the coding sequence ATGCACATCGTGATCATGGGCTGCGGGCGAGTGGGCTCGGCCCTCGCGCAGACCCTTGAGCAGCAGGGGCACACGGTCGCCGTGATCGACCAGGACCCGACGGCCTTCCGCCGCCTGGGCTCCGGGTTCGGCGGCCGCCGGGTGACCGGCGTCGGCTTCGACCAGGACACCCTGCGCGAGGCGGGCATCGAGGAGGCCGGCGCCTTCGCGGCGGTCAGCAGCGGTGACAACTCCAACATCATCGCGGCCCGGGTGGCCCGGGAGATGTTCGGCGTGGAGAACGTCGCGGCCCGTATCTACGACCCGCGGCGCGCCGAGGTCTACCAGCGGCTCGGCATCCCGACGGTGGCCACCGTCCGCTGGACGGCCGACCAGATGCTGCGGCGGCTGCTGCCGTCCGGCGCGGAGCCGCTGTGGCGCGACCCGAGCGGCGGTGTGCAGCTCGCGGAGGTGCCCGCCTCGGACGCCTGGGTGGGCCACAAGGTCAGCCGGCTCCAGGACGAGACCGGTGTGCGGGTGGCGTTCCTCACCCGGCTGGGCGAGGCGATGCTGCCGACGTCCATGACGGTGTTGCAGGAGGGTGACCTGGTGCACGTGATGATGCGCACCGACGAGGTCGAGAAGGTCGAGGCCGCGTTCGCGCAGGGGCCCGAGGAGGGATCCCGATGA
- a CDS encoding potassium channel family protein: MRVAIAGAGAVGRSIAGELLENGHEVLLIDKAPTAISVERVPLAEWLLADACEITSLDEAALQRCNVVIAATGDDKVNLVVSLLAKTEYGVPRVVARVNNPKNEWLFNESWGVDVAVSTPRLMSALVEEAVSVGDLVRLMRFSQGDANLVELTLPPESALAGTRVGDVDWPDDTSLVTIIRGNRVLTPSKEDALEAGDELLFVAAPAREEQLEDLLSVRREDVSG, from the coding sequence ATGAGGGTCGCTATTGCAGGCGCGGGTGCGGTGGGCCGTTCCATCGCGGGCGAGCTGCTGGAGAACGGGCACGAGGTCCTGCTCATCGACAAGGCCCCGACGGCCATCTCGGTGGAGCGGGTGCCGCTCGCGGAGTGGCTGCTGGCCGACGCGTGCGAGATCACCTCGCTCGACGAGGCGGCGCTCCAGCGCTGCAACGTCGTGATCGCCGCCACCGGTGACGACAAGGTCAACCTGGTGGTGTCGCTGCTCGCCAAGACGGAGTACGGGGTGCCCCGGGTCGTGGCCCGGGTGAACAACCCGAAGAACGAGTGGCTCTTCAACGAGTCCTGGGGCGTCGACGTGGCCGTGTCCACGCCGCGCCTGATGTCGGCGCTGGTCGAGGAGGCCGTGAGCGTCGGCGACCTGGTGCGCCTGATGCGCTTCAGCCAGGGCGACGCCAACCTGGTGGAGCTGACGCTCCCGCCGGAGTCCGCCCTGGCGGGCACCCGGGTCGGCGACGTGGACTGGCCGGACGACACCTCGCTGGTCACGATCATCCGGGGCAACCGGGTGCTGACCCCCAGCAAGGAGGACGCGCTGGAGGCCGGTGACGAGCTGCTCTTCGTCGCCGCCCCCGCGCGCGAGGAGCAGCTGGAGGACCTGCTGTCGGTCCGCCGCGAGGACGTCTCCGGCTGA
- a CDS encoding DUF3159 domain-containing protein, whose translation MTSPDKPTDQRGQGTGGGADARSATEAALFEAFGGVRGMVETTVPGLVFVAIYTVKRDIHIAAIAALGLSLLLGIARLVGKDTLKHAFSGVFGVAFGAVFAMMSGDAKNFYLPGMLYSLGLAVAYIVTSIAGYPLLGLILGPVFKENLSWRTRNPGRKAAYTKASWAWGLILLAKSAILFPLYWWGDVTQLGWVKVALGIPPMLLSVYLTWIFLAKAPPPIDVFAELEAAEAAEREKAEAEKTAGEPLLVGEAPAEAADHAAPPRR comes from the coding sequence GTGACGTCTCCCGACAAGCCGACCGACCAGCGAGGGCAGGGCACCGGCGGCGGCGCCGACGCCAGATCGGCCACGGAGGCCGCCCTGTTCGAGGCGTTCGGCGGGGTGCGGGGCATGGTCGAGACGACCGTCCCCGGCCTCGTCTTCGTCGCGATCTACACCGTCAAGCGCGACATCCACATCGCGGCCATCGCCGCGCTCGGCCTCTCCCTGCTGCTCGGCATCGCCCGGCTGGTGGGCAAGGACACCCTCAAGCACGCCTTCAGCGGCGTCTTCGGGGTGGCCTTCGGCGCCGTCTTCGCGATGATGTCCGGCGACGCCAAGAACTTCTACCTGCCGGGCATGCTCTACAGCCTCGGGCTGGCCGTGGCGTACATCGTCACCTCGATCGCCGGCTATCCGCTGCTCGGCCTGATCCTCGGCCCGGTGTTCAAGGAGAACCTCTCCTGGCGCACCCGCAACCCCGGCCGCAAGGCCGCCTACACCAAGGCCAGCTGGGCCTGGGGGCTGATCCTGCTCGCCAAGTCGGCGATCCTCTTCCCGCTGTACTGGTGGGGCGACGTCACCCAGCTGGGCTGGGTGAAGGTGGCCCTCGGCATCCCGCCGATGCTGCTCTCGGTCTACCTGACCTGGATCTTCCTGGCCAAGGCGCCGCCGCCCATCGACGTCTTCGCGGAGCTGGAGGCGGCGGAGGCCGCCGAGCGCGAGAAGGCGGAGGCGGAGAAGACGGCCGGTGAGCCGCTGCTCGTGGGCGAGGCCCCGGCCGAGGCCGCCGACCACGCGGCGCCGCCGCGCCGCTGA
- a CDS encoding OB-fold nucleic acid binding domain-containing protein, with protein MSAVPRPEKPTGRFRRMLDRLSTSQEDLHSAELQQDAEAVGCTKIRDCDDRQIVKVTGTLRTVTLRPRAGVPALEAELFDGSAALDVVWLGRRSIVGIEPGRKLIASGRISMSRGRRVLFNPKYELRPLGQE; from the coding sequence ATGAGCGCCGTACCCCGTCCCGAGAAGCCGACCGGCCGTTTCCGCCGGATGCTCGACCGGCTGTCCACCTCGCAGGAGGACCTCCACTCCGCCGAGCTTCAGCAGGACGCGGAGGCCGTGGGCTGCACGAAGATACGCGACTGCGACGACCGTCAGATAGTGAAGGTCACCGGTACGCTGCGGACGGTCACGCTCCGTCCGCGCGCCGGGGTGCCCGCCCTGGAGGCCGAGCTGTTCGACGGATCGGCCGCGCTCGATGTGGTGTGGCTGGGGCGCCGTTCCATCGTCGGGATAGAGCCCGGCCGTAAGCTGATCGCCTCCGGCCGGATCTCCATGAGCCGCGGCCGCAGAGTGCTGTTCAATCCCAAGTACGAACTCCGACCGCTCGGACAGGAGTAA
- a CDS encoding response regulator, with translation MNRVLVVDDEPQIVRALVINLKARKYEVDAAPDGATALQLAAARHPDVVILDLGLPDMDGVEVIKGLRGWTRVPILVLSARQTSDEKVEALDAGADDYVTKPFGMDELLARLRAAVRRAEPTGAAAAGDDAIVETAVFTVDLAAKKVNREGRDVRLTPTEWHLLEVLVRNTGRLVSQKQLLQEVWGPSYGTETNYLRVYMAQLRRKLEQDPSHPKHFITEPGMGYRFEV, from the coding sequence ATGAACCGGGTGCTCGTGGTGGATGACGAGCCGCAGATCGTCCGCGCCCTCGTGATCAACCTCAAGGCGCGGAAGTACGAGGTCGACGCGGCTCCCGACGGTGCCACCGCCCTCCAGCTCGCCGCCGCCCGCCACCCCGACGTGGTCATTCTCGACCTCGGCCTGCCCGACATGGACGGCGTCGAGGTGATCAAGGGCCTGCGCGGCTGGACCCGGGTGCCCATCCTGGTCCTCTCGGCCCGCCAGACCTCCGACGAGAAGGTCGAGGCGCTCGACGCCGGCGCCGACGACTACGTGACCAAGCCCTTCGGCATGGACGAGCTGCTCGCCCGGCTCCGCGCGGCCGTGCGCCGCGCCGAGCCGACGGGGGCCGCGGCGGCCGGGGACGACGCGATCGTCGAGACCGCGGTCTTCACGGTCGACCTCGCGGCCAAGAAGGTCAACCGCGAGGGCCGGGACGTCCGCCTGACGCCCACCGAGTGGCACCTGCTGGAGGTCCTGGTCCGCAATACGGGCCGTCTCGTCAGCCAGAAGCAGCTGCTCCAGGAGGTCTGGGGGCCGTCCTACGGCACCGAGACGAACTACCTGCGGGTGTACATGGCGCAGCTGCGGCGGAAGCTGGAGCAGGACCCCTCGCACCCGAAGCACTTCATCACGGAGCCGGGGATGGGGTACCGGTTCGAAGTCTGA
- a CDS encoding sensor histidine kinase, protein MGRGKLRIYLGAAPGVGKTYAMLSEAHRRMERGTDVAVGFVEHHNRPRTEVMLHGLEEVPRRELGYRGTVFTEMDVDALLARRPAVALVDELAHTNVPGSRNTKRWQDVEELLQAGIDVVSTVNIQHLESLGDVVESITGVRQRETVPDEVVRRADQIELVDMSPQALRRRMAHGNIYKPDKVDAALSNYFRPGNLTALRELALLWTADRVDEYLRQYRTEHSVSTIWSARERIVVGLTGGPEGRTLIRRASRMAAKGSGSEILAVYIARSDGLTSASPKELAVQRTLVEDLGGTFHHVIGDDVPASLLEFARGVNATQIVLGSSRRKTWQYIFGPGVGQTVARDSGPDLDVHIVTHEEVAKGRGLPVARGARLGRPRIVAGWIVGVVAPALLTLALTALENGPGLANDVLLFLFLTVVAAILGGLLPALASAAIGSLLLNYFFTPPTHSITVQDPKNFVAIVIFFAVAVSVASVVDVAARRTHQAARLRAESEILSFLAGSVLRGDTSLDALLERVRETFAMESVALLERASEVDPWTCAGSVVTSTGKPLLRPEDADVDMPVGHNMALALSGRVLPAEDRRVLAAFAAQAAVFLDRQRLVGEAEQARQLAEGNRIRTALLAAVSHDLRTPLAAIKAAVTSLRSDDVAWSEEDEAELLAGIEEGADRLDHLVGNLLDMSRLQTGTVTPLIREIDLDEVVPMALGGVPEGSVCLDIPESLPMVAVDPGLLERSVANIVENAVKYNPDGRPVLVAASALGERVEVRVADRGPGVPDSAKDRIFEPFQRYGDAPRGAGVGLGLAVARGFAEAMGGTLAAEDTPGGGMTMVLTLRAAAGRPPVRPDLPAQATS, encoded by the coding sequence ATGGGACGCGGCAAGCTTCGGATCTATCTCGGTGCGGCACCGGGTGTCGGCAAGACCTACGCCATGCTCTCCGAGGCGCACCGCCGCATGGAGCGCGGCACCGACGTCGCCGTGGGCTTCGTGGAGCACCACAACCGGCCCCGGACCGAGGTCATGCTGCACGGCCTGGAGGAGGTGCCCCGCCGCGAGCTCGGCTACCGGGGGACCGTCTTCACCGAGATGGACGTCGACGCGCTCCTCGCCCGCCGCCCCGCCGTCGCCCTGGTGGACGAGCTCGCGCACACCAATGTGCCCGGCTCCCGCAACACCAAGCGCTGGCAGGACGTCGAGGAGCTCCTCCAGGCCGGCATCGACGTCGTCTCGACCGTCAACATCCAGCACCTGGAGTCGCTCGGCGACGTCGTCGAGTCGATAACCGGGGTCCGGCAGCGCGAGACCGTGCCGGACGAGGTCGTGCGCCGGGCCGACCAGATCGAGCTCGTCGACATGTCGCCGCAGGCGCTGCGCCGCCGGATGGCACACGGCAACATCTACAAGCCCGACAAGGTCGACGCGGCCCTCTCCAACTACTTCCGCCCCGGCAACCTCACCGCGCTGCGCGAGCTGGCCCTGCTGTGGACCGCCGACCGCGTCGACGAGTACCTGCGGCAGTACCGCACCGAGCACAGCGTCTCCACCATCTGGTCGGCCCGCGAGCGCATCGTCGTCGGCCTCACCGGCGGCCCCGAGGGCCGCACCCTGATCCGCCGCGCCTCCCGGATGGCGGCCAAGGGCTCCGGCAGCGAGATCCTCGCCGTCTACATCGCCCGCAGCGACGGGCTGACCTCGGCCTCGCCGAAGGAGCTGGCCGTCCAGCGCACCCTGGTCGAGGACCTCGGCGGCACCTTCCACCATGTGATCGGGGACGACGTGCCCGCTTCGCTGCTGGAGTTCGCCCGCGGCGTCAACGCCACCCAGATCGTGCTCGGCTCCAGCCGCCGCAAGACCTGGCAGTACATCTTCGGCCCCGGCGTCGGCCAGACCGTCGCTCGCGACTCCGGGCCCGACCTCGACGTCCACATCGTCACCCACGAGGAGGTCGCCAAGGGCCGCGGCCTGCCCGTGGCGCGCGGCGCCCGCCTCGGCCGCCCCCGGATCGTGGCCGGCTGGATCGTCGGCGTCGTCGCGCCCGCGCTGCTGACGCTCGCGCTGACCGCCCTGGAGAACGGCCCCGGCCTCGCCAACGACGTCCTCCTCTTCCTCTTCCTGACCGTCGTCGCCGCGATCCTCGGCGGCCTGCTGCCCGCCCTGGCCTCCGCGGCCATCGGCTCGCTGCTGCTCAACTACTTCTTCACCCCGCCCACGCACAGCATCACCGTCCAGGACCCGAAGAACTTCGTCGCCATCGTGATCTTCTTCGCGGTGGCGGTGTCGGTCGCCTCCGTCGTGGACGTCGCCGCCCGGCGCACCCACCAGGCGGCCCGGCTGCGCGCCGAGTCCGAGATCCTCTCCTTCCTCGCGGGCAGCGTCCTGCGCGGTGACACCAGCCTGGACGCCCTGCTGGAGCGGGTCCGCGAGACCTTCGCCATGGAGTCCGTCGCCCTGCTGGAGCGGGCCAGCGAGGTCGACCCCTGGACCTGCGCCGGCAGCGTCGTGACCAGCACGGGCAAGCCCCTGCTGCGCCCCGAGGACGCCGACGTGGACATGCCCGTCGGGCACAACATGGCGCTCGCCCTCTCCGGCCGGGTGCTGCCCGCCGAGGACCGCCGGGTGCTGGCCGCCTTCGCGGCCCAGGCCGCGGTCTTCCTGGACCGCCAGCGGCTGGTCGGCGAGGCCGAGCAGGCCCGCCAGCTCGCCGAGGGCAACCGCATCCGGACGGCCCTGCTCGCCGCCGTCAGCCACGACCTGCGCACCCCGCTCGCCGCGATCAAGGCCGCGGTGACCTCGCTGCGCTCCGACGACGTCGCCTGGTCCGAGGAGGACGAGGCCGAGCTGCTGGCCGGCATCGAGGAGGGCGCCGACCGCCTCGACCACCTCGTCGGCAACCTGCTGGACATGTCCCGGCTCCAGACCGGCACGGTCACCCCGCTGATCCGCGAGATCGACCTCGACGAGGTGGTGCCGATGGCACTCGGCGGTGTCCCCGAGGGCAGCGTCTGCCTCGACATTCCCGAGTCGCTGCCCATGGTCGCCGTCGACCCCGGGCTGCTGGAGCGCAGCGTCGCCAACATCGTCGAGAACGCCGTCAAGTACAACCCCGACGGCCGGCCCGTCCTCGTCGCCGCCAGCGCCCTGGGCGAGCGCGTGGAGGTGCGGGTGGCCGACCGCGGCCCCGGGGTGCCCGACAGCGCCAAGGACCGCATCTTCGAGCCGTTCCAGCGCTACGGCGACGCCCCGCGCGGCGCCGGGGTCGGTCTCGGCCTCGCCGTCGCCCGCGGCTTCGCCGAGGCCATGGGCGGCACGCTCGCCGCCGAGGACACCCCCGGCGGCGGGATGACCATGGTCCTCACCCTGCGGGCCGCCGCCGGCCGCCCGCCCGTGCGCCCGGACCTGCCCGCCCAGGCCACCTCATGA